CATGGCCGCGCAGGGTTTCAATGCGACCGGCAATGCCGGCGCAATGTTCGACGATCTGATGAGCCAGTTTTTCCACGTCGTCGGCCAGGGTGGTAAAGCCTCGGCCGTCATTGCCGAGACGGGCGCTCTCGATACGGGTGGCAATTCCGAGTATGCTTAAATATTTTACTATCTTTGAAAAAGCCGAAAGGATGTCGGAGAGTTCGTCAACGATCCGGACCACCCCGTCGATTTCCTCAAGGCTCTGGCGGCCGGAGGCCCTGGCCGTGTCGTCCGTAAGCGCCTCAAGCTCTTGGGAGAGGGCGCTTAGGGTGGTGTGCATGGCTTGGCCAGACGTATATGAGACCAGGGACTGGGCGGTGCGGGAGATGTCCTCGCAACTCTGTTGCAAGGCGTAGAGTTCCTCACCCAGAGATAAAAAGTCCTGCTCGTGCGCTTCAATGATCCCGGTCAGGCCATTATTGCTGCCGCCGAGGGTCTTGCGGCATTGCCGCAACAGGTCATGAGCGAAGGCAGATTGGGTCGTCTCGGCCATTGTCCTTACCCCCGCCGTAATTTCTTTGGCAACTTCCGGCCAAGCGTCCGGACAAAGGCGCGCTTAACGGGCACTCCCCGGCCGGGTATCCGAGCCATGGCCAAGGTACATATTTTCCTGGAAAGATCAAAGCGTTCCTGCCTGTGCAAACGCTGCCCATAGGACATCGCGTCGGCAGGCGCTCGTGTTGTGTCTCATGAAAACGTATGCGCGTTATTTTCAATAAACAACGATTTTAGAGTATTGTCCTGTATAATCGCCGTAATGAACTGTGCGGAACGACGCTAGCGAGAGCGGCGCAGGGCCTTGCGCAACCACAATGCCAGGGCCACCAGGCCGGCTAGACCGAGAACGGCCAGTTCGACATGGTGGACGTTTTCGATGAGCTTGGTCAGGACATTTTCCAGCAGGCTGCCGAAACCATAGCCGATAAGGGCAAAAGATACGGCCCAGATGCCGGCGCCGACGGCGTTTAGCAGGAAAAACTTCAAGATGGAGATATCGGCCGTGCCCAACACAAAGGGCGTCAGATTGCGCAGACCGTAGAAAAAACGGAAACTCAAAATAAGCACTTCATGGTACTTCTTGAGCATGACGTGGACCCGATCGGCTCGGCTGCGCCACTTCTCGCTACGGGCCACAAGCCGTCGACCGTAATGGCGTCCGATGAAAAACGCTGTCTGATCCCCGGCCAGACTGCCGCAAAAGGCCACCAGGATGACCAGCCGGACATCGAGATTGAAGGCCGGGGATTGGGCCGCGAATCCGGCCAAAAGCAAAATGGTCTCGCCTTCCAGGAACGTGCCGATAAAAAGCGCCAAATACCCATACTGGGCAATGAGTTCCTTCATGAATTCAATGGACATATACCCTGCCCTCATCCAGGCTCCACAGCGACGGGAGCGTCATTTCGATCCGGCGAGAAGTATGCGGTTCCCTGGCGTCTGTCCACAGGCTTCTTAAAAATCGGTCAGCCTTGCCGCAGTTGCTCCAGCGCGTCTTGAAAAGCACTTGCAACTCTGTCATAAATGAGCATCACCATGCACCGAAGTAGATCATGACCCATTTAAGCGACCTGATCGCTCAAAACGTCGTCGAAAGTCTGCCGGTCGGCCTGCTCATCGTGGACCACACCGGTGCTTTTGCCACAGTCAATTCGGCGGCCGCCGCCATTCTGGGCTACCCTCGGGAACAGTTGCTCGGCCGAGGCTGGGGCGAACTGTTTTTCGAAAACGACGCCAACGCCCGTTTCAACCAGATCGTCATGGACGTGATACAAAACGAGCTTGTCGGTCTATGCCGGGTGGTGCCGTATGCCGCCCCGAACGGCGGGGTCTTGGAATTGTCCATCACCAGTTCCTACCTGTCCGGCGACAGCAATTCCGCCGGGGTGGTGGTCATCTTGCACGATATCACCGAACTGTCTCGGATGCAGCGCCGAGAGACAGAGATTTTAAAGGAAGTCAATAGGATACAGGGTGAGAAGATCCGGGGATTAAACAAGCTCGCCGCCTCGGTGGCCCATCAGATCCGCAATCCTATCTTTGCCATCGGCGGCTTCGCCACTCGTCTGTCGCGCGAGATCAAAGACCTGGGCATTGCCTCGCAGTATCCCGGCATCATTCTCGACGAAGCCAGGCGTCTGGAAACCATCGTGCGTACCGTGGCCCGCTTTGCCTCCCTTGGCCCCCTGCACTTGAAACCGACCACCCTGCCGGCTGTGGCTGCCAATGCCCGCAATCGGACGGAAGCCATGACCGCGTCCCTGGGACGCGGCGTCGCCTGGGATCTGGCCGCCATCCCCGAGGTGTCCCTGGTGGCCGACGGCGATCTGCTGGCCGCCGCCCTGACCGAACTGTTCCGCAACAGCATCCAGTTTGCCGTCAAGGACGCCGTGGGTATACGCCTCACGGCCGCCGTGATCGGAGAACGCATGGAAATCGCCGTCACCGACGACGGTCCCGGCATCCCCCCGGCGGACGCCCCGCACATTTTCGATCCATTTTTCTCCTCGCGCGCCGATGGTTGTGGCGTGGGATTGACGTTGGCCCAGGAAATCCTGCTGGAACACAATGGCCAGATCGCCCTGGACCGCGACTATGCTCCCGGATCCCGGTTCACATTGTCCCTCCCCCGGTTTCCCAGCCACCTCATGTCCCGTCTTGAGGACTCGGTCGCCGGACATTCCGCGCCGACGAAGCTTGGAGTCGGATAATGCACCGCTTCAGGTTGCGCGGGTGAGCTTATGGCGCACCTGACGCGCCCTTGTCCTTCGGCGCGTTTCCGGCTACCGTAACACCTCGCTTCTTCCCACAGCAAACCTCTTTTCCCCAAGGACCAACCGCAAGACACAGCTTATGGAGATCGTTGTCAGTATCTCCGACATGAAGGTTACCAACCGCGCCAAGGATGTGCTCGTCACGCATGCCCTCGGTTCGTGCCTGGGCCTTGCCGTCTATGACCCTGTTGCCGGGGTGGCGGGTCTCATCCATTGCTTGTTGCCCCTGGCCAGAGATGCCCAGTTTCCCCTGAAAAATCCCTTCATGTACGTCAACACCGGCGTTCCTCAGATGATGCGCGCCATGTTCGGGCGTGGAGCCACCCGGGAAAACCTCGTGCTCAAAGCTGCGGGGTGCGGTCGGATGATGCATATTTCCAATCAGTTCGACACCGGGGCCAACAATTTTTCGGCGCTTAAAAAATTGTTGCAGGTCAACGAGATGCGCCTTTTGGCCGAGGATGTGGGCGGCACCATTCCGCGGACCATGCGTCTTTACGCGGAGACGGGCCGAGTCGTGATCTCATCGTGCGGGAGGTCGTGGGAATTATGAGCCGACGCGAAGACATCATCCAAAAAGCCGTTGCCATACCGCATATGCCCATGCCGGTGCAAAAGGTGCTGGCCTACATCGGCAATCCCGAAGCCGACCTGCGCCAGCTGGCTAAAATCATTGAATTTGATCCGGGGCTGACCGTCAATGTCCTGCGCATGGCCAACTCTTCGTTTTTCGGAGGTGTCGGCAAGGTGTCCACGGTCAAGGAAGCCCTCATGCGCCTGGGTCTTAACCGGGTGTACCAGCTCGTCATTGCCTCGGGCGTGGCCCCGTTTACCCGTTATGAAATCAAGGGCTACGGTCTTCGCCCGGGCGAACTGCTCGAACATTCCGTGGCCGTGGCCACGGCCTCGGAGACCCTGGCCCGGGAGCTTGCCGTCACCGCCCCGCCCCACACCTTCACGGCCGGACTATTGGTCAACATCGGCAAAACGGTCATGGGGTCGTTTCTCGAAGTGGACGCTGCTCCCATCCTGAGCCTGGCTCATGAACGCCATATCCCGTTTGAACAGGCCGAGGAAATGGTTCTCGGCATCAATCATGCCGAACTGGGGGCCGTGCTCCTGGAACGCTGGGGCATACCAACCCCCATCGTCAATGTGGTCCGCTACCGGCTGCGTCCCGACGATTGCCCTGAACCCGACATGGCTCTGGACCTCGTCCACGTCGGCGACGTCATCGCCAAAATGACCGGCATCGGCATGGGCATCGACGGCATGCAGTACGTCCCGTCAGAGGTCGTGTTCGCCCGTCTGGACATCACCCCGCTCCAGATGGAAAATGTGATGGCTGCCATAATGGAGCAGATCGCCGAGGTCCGCGACATCCTGATGGACAGCACGTTCTAAAGGTGAATTGATGCCTCGATCCTCCCACCCCCTGCGTGCCCGGGACCTTGGCTATGCCCAGCGGGTCTGTGTGGCCAAGGCCGGCAAGCTCATGATGCGCACCGGCCAGCTTTCCCCCCGGGCCAGAGTCGGGCTGGCCGTTTCCGGCGGCGTGGACAGCTTGGTCATGCTGGCCGTCATGGCCATCCGGCGCCGCATTGTGCCCTTTCCCGTGGAGCTTATGCTGCTCCACTTAAATCCCGGATTCGACCCGCACAACCACGCGCCCCTCGTCTCCCTGTGCGCCGGCCTTGGCATCGCTGCCCATATCGAGGTCACGGATTTCGGACCCAGGGCCTTCTCCGAGGAAAATAAGAAGAACTCCGCCTGTTTCTACTGTGCCTGGTTGCGACGCAAACGCCTGTTCGACCTGTGCGCCCAATACGGCCTGACCCACTTGGCCTTTGGCCACAACGCCGACGACCTGTCGGCCACCTTTTTCCTCAACCTCTTCCAGAACGGACGGGTGGACGGTCTGTCCAGCCGGGAATCCTTTTTCAAAGGCCGCCTGACCGTCATCCGCCCCCTGCTCCTCATCGACAAGCCCACCATTATCCGGGCGGCCAAGGCCTGGGAGCTGCCGGTCTTTTCCAACCCCTGCCCCATGGCCGGCAAATCCATGCGGCACGAGGCGGAAACCTGGGTCCGGACCATTTGTGACGGCGGCAAGAAGCGCAACGTCAACCTGCAGCACGCTCTGGGCCGCTGGCAGTTGGACCGGGACGCCCTGCCTGACGTGTCGTTATCCGAAGATCTTCACGATGTTTAAAAACTACCAGATCGTCATCTTTCGGGACCACCACGGGGCCTACCGCAAGCTGCGCTTTCGCGGCTGGTTGTTTGCCCTGATGCTCGTCGCTCTGGCCGCACTCGTGGCCGGCAACGTCTCCCTTGTCAGATATTATTATAATTATAAACGGATGGAGCATGAATTGGCCCAGTGGGAGAACAAGGCCCAGGACCAAAACGCCCAGCTCTTAAGCCTATCCGACAAGATCAAGGGCCTGGAAATCGATCTCGTCCGCATCCGGGGGTTTGACGCCAAGCTGCGCCAGATGGTCAACATCGACCAGGAACCCCGCGAGGTCGCTCCGGGCGGCGAGGACAAGGACTTCGACAAAAAGTACCTGCCGTTATACCGCCAGGAGATGCTCACCCGCAAGCTGCACCAATTTTTGACTGAACTGCGCGACCAGGCCGCCCTGGAGCGGGTGCGCCAGCAGGAGCTTCTCTCCATGCTCGACGCCACCAAGACGCATCTGGCCGCCTTTCCCAGTACCTGGCCCGTGGCCGGTTGGATCGCTTCCCCTTTCGGGGAACGCACCTCGCCATTTACCGGCAAAAAGGAATTCCACAAGGGTATGGATATCGCGGCTCCAATCGGGGCCCTGGTTGTAGCCCCGGGAGAAGGCGTCGTAACCTTTGCCGGCGAAACCGAGGGCGGCGGCTTTGGTCTGGTCATCGACCACCAAGGCGGTTTGACCACCTCTTACGGCCATCTGCGCGACGTCCTTGTATCCAAGGGCCAGACCGTGACCCGGGGGCAGACGATCGGTCATGTGGGCGACTCCGGCCAGACCAGCGGTCCCCATCTCCACTACGAAACGCGCCTTGGCGGAGTGCCCGTCAACCCAATGCGCTATATCCTGGAGTAGCAGGCCGGCCCCTGGTCCGGCTTTTGCTTGCCCCCAACCATGGACCTGTTCCACATCAATCCGGCAACGGTATTTAGCTTTTTGCTGACGTTTATGCGCATAAGCGTCGTGCTTTTCATGCTGCCCTTTTACGGGGCCAACCTGATTCCCAACGTCGTCAAGGGCGCCCTGTGCTTTATGATCGCCCTGGCCCTTTGGCCCAAGCTCTCCTTTGCCGGCACGGCTCTGCCGGCCAACACCTGGACCATCGCACTGATGTTTCTGGGCGAGGCCATCATCGGTTTGCTGCTCGATATTCTGGTGCGCCTGTTGTTTTCCGCCGCCCAAAGCGCCGGGGCCATTATGGGATTTTCCATGGGCTTTTCGCTCATGAACAGCATCGATCCCATGACCGGTGCGTCGGAATCGGGCTTGGGTCATTTGATGAGTCAGGTCACTACAATGCTTTTTTTATGCTTAAACGGGCATTTGCTCCTCCTTTCCAGCATGGCCCAAAGCTTCGAACTGGTGCCGCCAGGGGGGCTTTTGATCAACGCCGCCCTGGGAGAGCATCTCATCGTCTTTACCAGCCAGATGTTTGTCATGGCGCTTAAAATCGCCGCACCCATCATGGCCTCGATTTTTTTGGTCGATTTGGCCCTGGCTCTCGTTGCCCGGGCAGCGCCCCAAATGAACGTGCTTTTCATCGGGTTTCCTGTGAAAATCACGGTGGGGTTTCTTTTTATGACCATGGTATTTGCGGCCTTGGCCATCACCATCGAACAATTTTTGATGGAGCTTGAACCGATGTTCCGTCTCATTCTCAAGGCATCGAGTTAGCGTTGTCTTCCCAACGCTTCTTTTGCATGTAAAAGAAGAGACGGAACATATGCACGGAGTGGTTTTGCAGCCACGCTGACGGAAAGAGTTGAACGCCGCATGAGGCCGGCTAAAACGGTCCCGCCCGGCGCCTGGACGTCACGACATGGCCAGAGATCCAAGTAAAACAGAAACTGCCACCCAAAAACGGCGCGATAAAACCCGTGAAAAGGGATCGGTGCCGCGAAGTCAGGAATTGCCCAAGCTCACCGTGCTCATGGCCGGCCTTTTCACCATCCGCTATACCCTTGGGGACATTTCCCTCCAGATGCGGGACATTTTCCGGACATTTCTGGGCCAACGGCTGAATTTCCAGGGCACCACCGACGACGTGACGGCCCTTTTGTGGTCGCTGTCGGCCAAATTGGCCATCATGCTCCTGCCGCTCCTCCTCGTCATGGCAGTCGTCGCCTATATCACCCAGCGCCTCCAAGTGGGATCGCTTTGGCGTCCAAAGATCTTCGAGCCGGATTTCAGCAATATTATAAATCCGATGCAGGGATTGCAAAAGCTCCTCATCAGTCCCCGCACCTTCATCCAGCTTGGCAAACAGGTGGTCATGGCCGCAGCCATTTCTCTGGCTCCGTATCTCATCTTAAAAGACAAATTCAACGAATTCATGCCGTTATTTTACCAGACCACAGAGAACTTTGCGGTTTTTTTGTTGACCAACGGCTACGACATGGTTCTCTATACTCTGGGACCGCTGTTCGTCATTTCCATCCTGGACGTTTGGTATACACGCTGGGATTACGAAGAGAATATGAAAATGAGTAAGGAGGAAGTCAAAGACGAACACAAGCAGTCTTTTGGCGACCCAGAGATCAAGCAGAAACAGAAACAGAAGATGATGGAAGTCATGAATCGTCGGATGCTCCAGGACGTTCCCAAGGCCGATGTCATCATTACCAACCCGACG
The nucleotide sequence above comes from Desulfovibrio sp. TomC. Encoded proteins:
- a CDS encoding tRNA lysidine(34) synthetase: MPRSSHPLRARDLGYAQRVCVAKAGKLMMRTGQLSPRARVGLAVSGGVDSLVMLAVMAIRRRIVPFPVELMLLHLNPGFDPHNHAPLVSLCAGLGIAAHIEVTDFGPRAFSEENKKNSACFYCAWLRRKRLFDLCAQYGLTHLAFGHNADDLSATFFLNLFQNGRVDGLSSRESFFKGRLTVIRPLLLIDKPTIIRAAKAWELPVFSNPCPMAGKSMRHEAETWVRTICDGGKKRNVNLQHALGRWQLDRDALPDVSLSEDLHDV
- the fliR gene encoding flagellar biosynthetic protein FliR; amino-acid sequence: MPPTMDLFHINPATVFSFLLTFMRISVVLFMLPFYGANLIPNVVKGALCFMIALALWPKLSFAGTALPANTWTIALMFLGEAIIGLLLDILVRLLFSAAQSAGAIMGFSMGFSLMNSIDPMTGASESGLGHLMSQVTTMLFLCLNGHLLLLSSMAQSFELVPPGGLLINAALGEHLIVFTSQMFVMALKIAAPIMASIFLVDLALALVARAAPQMNVLFIGFPVKITVGFLFMTMVFAALAITIEQFLMELEPMFRLILKASS
- a CDS encoding chemotaxis protein CheD; translation: MEIVVSISDMKVTNRAKDVLVTHALGSCLGLAVYDPVAGVAGLIHCLLPLARDAQFPLKNPFMYVNTGVPQMMRAMFGRGATRENLVLKAAGCGRMMHISNQFDTGANNFSALKKLLQVNEMRLLAEDVGGTIPRTMRLYAETGRVVISSCGRSWEL
- a CDS encoding DedA family protein, whose protein sequence is MSIEFMKELIAQYGYLALFIGTFLEGETILLLAGFAAQSPAFNLDVRLVILVAFCGSLAGDQTAFFIGRHYGRRLVARSEKWRSRADRVHVMLKKYHEVLILSFRFFYGLRNLTPFVLGTADISILKFFLLNAVGAGIWAVSFALIGYGFGSLLENVLTKLIENVHHVELAVLGLAGLVALALWLRKALRRSR
- a CDS encoding M23 family metallopeptidase; translation: MFKNYQIVIFRDHHGAYRKLRFRGWLFALMLVALAALVAGNVSLVRYYYNYKRMEHELAQWENKAQDQNAQLLSLSDKIKGLEIDLVRIRGFDAKLRQMVNIDQEPREVAPGGEDKDFDKKYLPLYRQEMLTRKLHQFLTELRDQAALERVRQQELLSMLDATKTHLAAFPSTWPVAGWIASPFGERTSPFTGKKEFHKGMDIAAPIGALVVAPGEGVVTFAGETEGGGFGLVIDHQGGLTTSYGHLRDVLVSKGQTVTRGQTIGHVGDSGQTSGPHLHYETRLGGVPVNPMRYILE
- the flhB gene encoding flagellar type III secretion system protein FlhB; the protein is MARDPSKTETATQKRRDKTREKGSVPRSQELPKLTVLMAGLFTIRYTLGDISLQMRDIFRTFLGQRLNFQGTTDDVTALLWSLSAKLAIMLLPLLLVMAVVAYITQRLQVGSLWRPKIFEPDFSNIINPMQGLQKLLISPRTFIQLGKQVVMAAAISLAPYLILKDKFNEFMPLFYQTTENFAVFLLTNGYDMVLYTLGPLFVISILDVWYTRWDYEENMKMSKEEVKDEHKQSFGDPEIKQKQKQKMMEVMNRRMLQDVPKADVIITNPTHIACALSYNPTVSPAPMLLAKGGDIMAERIKEIAREHNVPIRENKPLAQALYKNVEIGQVIPEDLYQAVASILAQLDKFRRFSRPR
- a CDS encoding HDOD domain-containing protein; the protein is MSRREDIIQKAVAIPHMPMPVQKVLAYIGNPEADLRQLAKIIEFDPGLTVNVLRMANSSFFGGVGKVSTVKEALMRLGLNRVYQLVIASGVAPFTRYEIKGYGLRPGELLEHSVAVATASETLARELAVTAPPHTFTAGLLVNIGKTVMGSFLEVDAAPILSLAHERHIPFEQAEEMVLGINHAELGAVLLERWGIPTPIVNVVRYRLRPDDCPEPDMALDLVHVGDVIAKMTGIGMGIDGMQYVPSEVVFARLDITPLQMENVMAAIMEQIAEVRDILMDSTF
- a CDS encoding two-component system sensor histidine kinase NtrB, whose product is MTHLSDLIAQNVVESLPVGLLIVDHTGAFATVNSAAAAILGYPREQLLGRGWGELFFENDANARFNQIVMDVIQNELVGLCRVVPYAAPNGGVLELSITSSYLSGDSNSAGVVVILHDITELSRMQRRETEILKEVNRIQGEKIRGLNKLAASVAHQIRNPIFAIGGFATRLSREIKDLGIASQYPGIILDEARRLETIVRTVARFASLGPLHLKPTTLPAVAANARNRTEAMTASLGRGVAWDLAAIPEVSLVADGDLLAAALTELFRNSIQFAVKDAVGIRLTAAVIGERMEIAVTDDGPGIPPADAPHIFDPFFSSRADGCGVGLTLAQEILLEHNGQIALDRDYAPGSRFTLSLPRFPSHLMSRLEDSVAGHSAPTKLGVG